A region from the Triticum aestivum cultivar Chinese Spring chromosome 3D, IWGSC CS RefSeq v2.1, whole genome shotgun sequence genome encodes:
- the LOC123077214 gene encoding thylakoid lumenal 17.9 kDa protein, chloroplastic isoform X1, with protein sequence MRPPLASSSSSSIAAAAATAPSSSSAPPATTRRALLLSTSALTLAAVVPAVAQAAANPFSTPYSQSRTLQLGLDTNGLVGKIRTCPSTNPGCVCTNPTVGASSSVASPLIIPESTSADAAAQMLRQAILKTQKNVSFNVDQRTPHGQYIQAEVDGGFGRDVMEFLVKKDAGVVAYRCVATKVTFVYPFTTAIGDSRGQEQRVAAVAQELGWPPSDATITKVIQRRTAIIAPSSPGRTSSFGFFKDVNMIYAMLSQPWSSVKCTLHQ encoded by the exons ATGAGGCCGCCGCTGgcgtcgtcgtcttcttcttccattgcTGCCGCCGCTGCAAcggctccctcctcctcctctgctcctccGGCCACAACCAGGAGAGCACTGCTCTTGTCCACCTCAGCCCTCACGCTCGCCGCCGTCGTTCCTGCAGTGGCCCAGGCAGCCGCCAACCCCTTCTCCACGCCCTACTCCCAGTCCCGGACGCTGCAGCTCGGCCTCGACACCAACGGGTTGGTTGG GAAGATTCGGACATGCCCCTCCACCAATCCCGGGTGCGTCTGCACGAATCCCACCGTCGGCGCCTCCTCCTCCGTCGCCTCCCCGCTCATCATCCCGGAGTCCACCTCCGCCGACGCTGCCGCTCAG ATGTTGCGGCAAGCCATCCTCAAGACGCAGAAGAATGTCAGCTTCAACGTTGATCAGCGAACTCCCCACG GCCAGTACATCCAGGCCGAGGTGGACGGCGGCTTCGGCCGGGACGTGATGGAGTTCCTCGTGAAGAAGGACGCCGGCGTTGTGGCCTACCGCTGCGTCGCCACCAAGGTCACCTTCGTCTACCCCTTCACCACCGCCATCGGTGACTCGCGGGGCCAGGAGCAGAGGGTCGCCGCCGTCGCGCAGGAGCTCGGCTG GCCACCTAGCGACGCTACAATCACTAAAGTGATCCAGAGACGCACCGCCATCATCGCCCCTTCCTCACCGGGGAGAACATCATCCTTTGGGTTTTTCAAAGACGTGAATATGATCTACGCCATGTTGAGTCAACCATGGTCTTCGGTTAAATGCACGCTGCACCAGTAG
- the LOC123077214 gene encoding thylakoid lumenal 17.9 kDa protein, chloroplastic isoform X2, producing MRPPLASSSSSSIAAAAATAPSSSSAPPATTRRALLLSTSALTLAAVVPAVAQAAANPFSTPYSQSRTLQLGLDTNGKIRTCPSTNPGCVCTNPTVGASSSVASPLIIPESTSADAAAQMLRQAILKTQKNVSFNVDQRTPHGQYIQAEVDGGFGRDVMEFLVKKDAGVVAYRCVATKVTFVYPFTTAIGDSRGQEQRVAAVAQELGWPPSDATITKVIQRRTAIIAPSSPGRTSSFGFFKDVNMIYAMLSQPWSSVKCTLHQ from the exons ATGAGGCCGCCGCTGgcgtcgtcgtcttcttcttccattgcTGCCGCCGCTGCAAcggctccctcctcctcctctgctcctccGGCCACAACCAGGAGAGCACTGCTCTTGTCCACCTCAGCCCTCACGCTCGCCGCCGTCGTTCCTGCAGTGGCCCAGGCAGCCGCCAACCCCTTCTCCACGCCCTACTCCCAGTCCCGGACGCTGCAGCTCGGCCTCGACACCAACGG GAAGATTCGGACATGCCCCTCCACCAATCCCGGGTGCGTCTGCACGAATCCCACCGTCGGCGCCTCCTCCTCCGTCGCCTCCCCGCTCATCATCCCGGAGTCCACCTCCGCCGACGCTGCCGCTCAG ATGTTGCGGCAAGCCATCCTCAAGACGCAGAAGAATGTCAGCTTCAACGTTGATCAGCGAACTCCCCACG GCCAGTACATCCAGGCCGAGGTGGACGGCGGCTTCGGCCGGGACGTGATGGAGTTCCTCGTGAAGAAGGACGCCGGCGTTGTGGCCTACCGCTGCGTCGCCACCAAGGTCACCTTCGTCTACCCCTTCACCACCGCCATCGGTGACTCGCGGGGCCAGGAGCAGAGGGTCGCCGCCGTCGCGCAGGAGCTCGGCTG GCCACCTAGCGACGCTACAATCACTAAAGTGATCCAGAGACGCACCGCCATCATCGCCCCTTCCTCACCGGGGAGAACATCATCCTTTGGGTTTTTCAAAGACGTGAATATGATCTACGCCATGTTGAGTCAACCATGGTCTTCGGTTAAATGCACGCTGCACCAGTAG
- the LOC123077214 gene encoding thylakoid lumenal 17.9 kDa protein, chloroplastic isoform X3: MRPPLASSSSSSIAAAAATAPSSSSAPPATTRRALLLSTSALTLAAVVPAVAQAAANPFSTPYSQSRTLQLGLDTNGKIRTCPSTNPGCVCTNPTVGASSSVASPLIIPESTSADAAAQMLRQAILKTQKNVSFNVDQRTPHGQYIQAEVDGGFGRDVMEFLVKKDAGVVAYRCVATKVTFVYPFTTAIGDSRGQEQRVAAVAQELGWYAPDIRSSVDDVAT; this comes from the exons ATGAGGCCGCCGCTGgcgtcgtcgtcttcttcttccattgcTGCCGCCGCTGCAAcggctccctcctcctcctctgctcctccGGCCACAACCAGGAGAGCACTGCTCTTGTCCACCTCAGCCCTCACGCTCGCCGCCGTCGTTCCTGCAGTGGCCCAGGCAGCCGCCAACCCCTTCTCCACGCCCTACTCCCAGTCCCGGACGCTGCAGCTCGGCCTCGACACCAACGG GAAGATTCGGACATGCCCCTCCACCAATCCCGGGTGCGTCTGCACGAATCCCACCGTCGGCGCCTCCTCCTCCGTCGCCTCCCCGCTCATCATCCCGGAGTCCACCTCCGCCGACGCTGCCGCTCAG ATGTTGCGGCAAGCCATCCTCAAGACGCAGAAGAATGTCAGCTTCAACGTTGATCAGCGAACTCCCCACG GCCAGTACATCCAGGCCGAGGTGGACGGCGGCTTCGGCCGGGACGTGATGGAGTTCCTCGTGAAGAAGGACGCCGGCGTTGTGGCCTACCGCTGCGTCGCCACCAAGGTCACCTTCGTCTACCCCTTCACCACCGCCATCGGTGACTCGCGGGGCCAGGAGCAGAGGGTCGCCGCCGTCGCGCAGGAGCTCGGCTGGTACGCGCCGGACATAAGATCCTCCGTCGACGACGTTGCTACATAA